The genomic interval aatttgttccttaGTGTTATCTGTGGCTGTTTTCACACCACAATGGCCAAGTTTAGTAGTTGTGATAAAAACTCTGCAGTGGGCAAAGCCTGAAGTATttattatctgtttcttttttttttattcaacattaaTTGATCACCTactcaaatattttccttttttgttagaTTTTGAGTTGGACTTACGGAGCTCTTCAAGAACAAGTCACATGTGAAAGAATTGCTTCCTCTTTTTAGAGTCATGAATGTTTCTGTTCTCAGAAGAGATCCTGAAGTGGAAGGGTTTTAAAAACTTAGCCAGCCAGCTGGTGCACCTTGGGTTTCCCCAGCAGCTTTGTGAACTGTGCTGCTGACACAGAGTGAGGCGCGTGGGCATGGAccctggggcaggaggagcaTTGACAGCAGGAGTTCGGAACGGACAGCAAGGGGGCTTGAGGCCAGGGGACTTTTGATGCTATGTTAACTATGCTTTTGCAGTTTTCAGTtgataataagagacaaagagtGAATTCATTTATTGCACATAATTGTTATGTTTTGTTCAGGgctattttttaagttttgtttttctttcctgtagAATGAAGCTGATAGAACTTTAATATACATAACTCTCTACATTTCTGAGTGTTTAAAGAAACTCCAAAAGGTAATTAAACTTGGATGATCATCTGTCAGGAAAACAAATTACTAATATGTATTTGGATTTGGTGAGACTTTAAGGGAAGTAGAAAGTATTTCCTCTGACTTAGGGCATGGACTTAAGAGAAAAACCTCAATGTAGAGCTCTAAACTTACAGTGTCGTTGACTAATCAGAGGATGAGGCTTTGCCTGTACTATTTCAAGACAGAAATCTTGAGCAAAAAAATTCCTCATAAGCCTTTGGCCCAGAGATCTTTAACTGGGAGTCCAATGATAGAATTAGGAGTCCGTGAACTTGAGTGGGAAAgattccctctttcttttcactGGCCTGTACCTGAAATTTAGCACTTCTATTATTAACGTGGACAACAACCTACAGTTATATTAGCAATATCTGTGACCTTTTTCTCCAATGGAAATCACAGCATTTCATATTGCATTTAGAATGGAAGATTTTTTGCAATTTTGTTTACACTCCTTACTACTTCAGAATTTAGTTGTTAGAGCCACAGCAAGATCTGGTATTTAGTGCATGAATAAAGAAGCATGTGTATGACTATATCATATATTgggttttttaatattataattattttattttactatacatAATTGGTTTCTTTTGtaattctgtgtattttattttcttcacttaaaGCATTATTCTGAGAAGGAGCCCACAGGCTTTTTACTAGATTGCAAAAAGTCACCAAAGACATTAACCTCAGCCATAATTACTTAAACTAAAATATTGCAAgtggccctggttggatagctcagttgattagagcatctggctgaagcacagaggttgccagtttgatccccagtcagggcacatacaggaacagattgatgttcctgtatctttctttttctctccctttctctctggctaaaatcaataaatagaatttttaaaaaattgcaaagTGGATATTATTACCCATTTCTCcataaaatatgtgtgtgtatatatgtatatacttttttttttttagtgcaattCTAAAAGCCAAGGTGAGAAAGAAATGTATACACTGGGAATCACCAATTTTCCCATTCCTGGAGAGCCTGGTTTTCCACTTAATGCAATTTATGCCAAACCTGCAAACAAACAGGAAGACGGTAAGAACAGGGTCTCTATTCTCTGTATGGCACGAGGttttttccatttgattttttaCCCCTCTTCTTGCCTTGATTGGTAACAAGTATGACATGTAGAGAATCTTTTGGATTAAAATGAATGTAGTTATAAAACATTTTGGACTGTCATTTATGTTTCCTATCCTGTTTGAATGTATAGAAATATATTGCAGGGGTCAGTGTTCAGATCAGTACCAAGCACATTTGCAGTGCATTCTCCAATGCAGTATTTTGTATTGTTCTGTCTGCTTCTTTTTTAGAAGTGATGAGGGCCTATTTACAGCAGTTAAGGCAAGAGACTGGACTGAGACTTTGTGAGAAAGTTTTTGACCCGCAGAATGATAAACCTAGCAAGGTAAGAccctcttctttgctttttaaattgataAATCACCTTTTATCCTATAGCCTTCATtaaatgaaacacatttcattGCGAGACTGCTTTCAGTTTCCACAGTACAGTGTTGCTAAACATGGAGTGTGTGCCTTGTACACAGTAGGAGTTCACTGAATCCCAATGAATAATAATtgcaaataataaaacattttggtTGGTTGTTCTTGTCAGGGCATTATAAACCCCCAAGCATGAGATATCTTGATTATATTACACCTAATTCTGAATAACCTGtaagtcactttaaaaaaaagaaaattttataggtGCTTTTAAGGAGTATTAACATAAGGGCTGCCAGGCTaatattaaattttgttattaaataaagtcATATTCTGGCCTTACCTTGAATTTGTATTGTGATTTGATTGCCGTTATTCATTCTGTTTTGTCCCCTTTTGTTAGTGGTGGACTTGCTTTGTGAAGAGACAGTTCATGAACAAGAGTCTTTCCGGACCTGGACAGTAGGGGGAGCTTGAGCAGACACTGTTTCCCCAGCCGTGGGCAGCATTTTACTGCAAGATGTACACAGTTCTTTGCCTTTATTTGATAaagttttataaagaagaaagaagagaccaTTTCTTTACTTGAAAAATTCATTATCAAGAATTTGGGGGGGGAAGGAAGAATGAATTGTTAAAGGGTGGTTTGAAATTTTCTGCACTATTAAGCTGGTgcttaataagtaataataaaatttctaacATTTTATGTGGAAAACGTTATTCCTTTGGcattcacttaaattttttgtGAGCTAATATTCAccgtttaaaaaaattttttttcggccctggccgattggctcagtgctggagtgtcggcctggcgtgcagaagtcccgggttcgattcctggccagggcacacaggagaggcgcccatctgcttctccacccctccccctctccttcctctctgtctctctcttcccctcctgcagctgaggctccattggagcaaagatggcctgggcgctggggatggctccatggcctctgcctcaggcgctggaatggctctggttgcaacagaacaatgccccagatgggcagagcaccgccccctggtgggtgtgccgggtggatccaggtcggacgcctgcaggagtctgtctgactgcctccctgtttccagcttcagaaaaatacaaaaaaaataaaataaatttttttctattgattttagagagagagaaggtggcagAGCAAGaagtagcaactcatagttgccttcactttagttgttcattgcttgcttgtatgtgccttgactgggcaagcccagggtttcaaactggcaacctcagtattccaggttgactctatccactgctataccgcctggtcaggcattttgagttaatttttatatgtgaagTAAAATAGGAGTCCAgctttattttgcatgtggctaacCATTTGTCCCAGGACCATTTTTGAGAAGACTCTTTCCCTTTTGAATTAGCTTGGCCTCCTTGTCAAAAATCTGTTGACTAT from Saccopteryx leptura isolate mSacLep1 chromosome 2, mSacLep1_pri_phased_curated, whole genome shotgun sequence carries:
- the ARPC3 gene encoding actin-related protein 2/3 complex subunit 3; protein product: MPAYHSSLMDPDTKLIGNMALLPIRSQFKGPAPRETKDTDIVDEAIYYFKANVFFKNYEIKNEADRTLIYITLYISECLKKLQKCNSKSQGEKEMYTLGITNFPIPGEPGFPLNAIYAKPANKQEDEVMRAYLQQLRQETGLRLCEKVFDPQNDKPSKWWTCFVKRQFMNKSLSGPGQ